Proteins from one Canis aureus isolate CA01 chromosome 20, VMU_Caureus_v.1.0, whole genome shotgun sequence genomic window:
- the CYP27C1 gene encoding cytochrome P450 27C1 isoform X1, which yields MGRAGKRSAWLSCSLGTDHPLFPALGEGVLNGRCKLMPRRYEFEEALLVHVKAEQRATPKGSSSPDRKLAAAHRPGRAAAMALWARILSTRAASAPRRGRPPAPAAQQQPRPQGARPPAGARARARAEDKGAGRAGAPRAGGRAQGPRSLAAMPGPRTLANLVEFFWKDGFGRIHEIQQKHTREYGKIFKSHFGPQFVVSIADRDMVAQVLRAEGATPQRANMESWQEYRHLRGRSTGLISAEGEQWLKMRRVLRQRILKPRDVAIFSGEINQVIADLIKRIYILKSQAEDGETVTNVNDLFFKYSMEGVATILYESRLGCLENSVPQPTVDYIEALGLMFSMFKTSMYAGAIPRWLRPLIPKPWLEFCRSWDGLFKFSQIHVDNKLKDIQCHMDRGERVRGGLLTCLFLSQELTLEEIYANMTEMLLAGVDTTSFTLSWAVYLLARHPQVQQTLYQEIVKNLGERHIPTAADVPKVPLVRALLKETLRLFPVLPGNGRVTQEDLVVGGYLIPKGTQLALCHYATSYEDENFPRAKEFWPERWLRKGSLDRVDNFGSIPFGYGVRSCIGRRIAELEIHLVIIQLLQHFEIKPSSWTKAVPAKTHGLLTPGGPIHVRFVNRK from the exons ATGGGACGTGCAGGAAAGCGGAGCGCCTGGTTGTCCTGCAGCCTGGGCACAGACCACCCCCTTTTCCCAGCCTTAGGGGAGGGCGTCCTCAATGGTCGGTGTAAGCTGATGCCCAGGCGGTATGAGTTCGAAGAAGCGCTGCTCGTGCACGTTAAGGCAGAGCAAAGAGCAACCCCAAAGGGCAGCAGCTCCCCAGACAGAAAACTTGCTGCAGCCCACCGGCCCGGCCGAGCGGCCGCAATGGCTCTGTGGGCGCGAATCCTGAGCACCCGCGCGGCCTCGGCGCCCAGGCGGGgtcggcccccggcccccgcggcccaGCAGCAGCCGCGACCCCAGGGCGCACGGCcgccggcgggggcgcgggcgcgggcgcgggccgaGGACAAAggagcgggccgggccggggcgccgcgggcggggggccgggcccAGGGGCCCCGCAGCCTCGCCGCCATGCCGGGGCCGCGCACCCTCGCCAACCTGGTGGAGTTCTTCTGGAAGGACGGCTTCGGCCGCATCCACGAAATCCAG CAGAAGCACACACGGGAATATGGAAAAATCTTCAAGTCTCACTTTGGTCCTCAGTTTGTAGTATCTATTGCAGACCGAGACATGGTGGCTCAGGTGCTCCGAGCAGAGGGGGCCACACCCCAGAGAGCCAACATGGAGTCCTGGCAGGAGTACCGACACTTACGAGGCAGATCCACCGGGCTCATCTCAGC GGAGGGTGAACAGTGGCTCAAGATGAGACGTGTATTGAGACAAAGAATTCTGAAACCGAGAGATGTGGCCATTTTTTCAGGAGAAATCAACCAAGTTATTGCTGATTTAATTAAAAGAATCTACATTCTCAAGAGCCAGGCAGAAGATGGAGAAACTGTGACCAATGTCAATGaccttttcttcaaatattcaatGGAAG GGGTGGCCACCATCCTCTATGAAAGCCGCCTGGGCTGCCTGGAGAACAGTGTCCCGCAGCCCACCGTGGACTACATTGAGGCTCTGGGGCTCATGTTCAGCATGTTCAAGACCTCCATGTATGCGGGCGCCATCCCCAGGTGGCTCCGCCCTCTCATCCCCAAACCCTGGCTGGAGTTCTGCAGGTCCTGGGACGGACTCTTCAAATTCA GCCAAATCCATGTTGACAATAAGCTGAAGGACATACAGTGCCACATGGACCGCGGGGAGAGGGTAAGAGGGGGGCTGCTCACATGCCTCTTCCTCAGTCAGGAGCTGACGCTGGAGGAGATCTATGCCAACATGACAGAGATGCTGCTGGCCGGTGTCGACACG ACTTCGTTCACGTTATCCTGGGCAGTGTATCTCCTCGCCAGGCACCCACAAGTGCAGCAGACCCTGTACCAGGAGATCGTTAAGAATCTGGGGGAGAGGCACATCCCAACGGCAGCTGACGTCCCCAAAGTCCCACTGGTCAGAGCTCTGCTGAAGGAAACCTTGAG GCTGTTTCCAGTGCTGCCGGGAAACGGCAGGGTCACCCAGGAAGACCTGGTCGTTGGGGGGTACCTGATTCCCAAAGGC ACCCAGCTGGCCCTCTGCCACTACGCCACGTCCTACGAGGATGAAAACTTCCCTCGGGCCAAGGAGTTCTGGCCAGAGCGCTGGCTGCGAAAGGGAAGCCTGGACCGAGTTGACAACTTTGGGTCCATCCCCTTTGGGTACGGGGTTCGGAGTTGCATTGGGCGGAGAATTGCGGAGCTGGAGATCCATCTCGTCATCATCCAG
- the CYP27C1 gene encoding cytochrome P450 27C1 isoform X2, with amino-acid sequence MTHFWPVPRQGPPSVAPRSEVRLPNSCLLSPSAEVWPFLSALRTETWWLRCSEQRGPHPREPTWSPGRSTDTYEADPPGSSQREEGEQWLKMRRVLRQRILKPRDVAIFSGEINQVIADLIKRIYILKSQAEDGETVTNVNDLFFKYSMEGVATILYESRLGCLENSVPQPTVDYIEALGLMFSMFKTSMYAGAIPRWLRPLIPKPWLEFCRSWDGLFKFSQIHVDNKLKDIQCHMDRGERVRGGLLTCLFLSQELTLEEIYANMTEMLLAGVDTTSFTLSWAVYLLARHPQVQQTLYQEIVKNLGERHIPTAADVPKVPLVRALLKETLRLFPVLPGNGRVTQEDLVVGGYLIPKGTQLALCHYATSYEDENFPRAKEFWPERWLRKGSLDRVDNFGSIPFGYGVRSCIGRRIAELEIHLVIIQLLQHFEIKPSSWTKAVPAKTHGLLTPGGPIHVRFVNRK; translated from the exons ATGACACACTTCTGGCCCGTCCCACGCCAAGGCCCCCCCTCAGTGGCCCCGAGATCTGAAGTCCGGCTGCCCAACTCCTGTCTCCTGTCACCTTCCGCGGAGGTGTGGCCTTTCCTCTCAGCCTTGCGG ACCGAGACATGGTGGCTCAGGTGCTCCGAGCAGAGGGGGCCACACCCCAGAGAGCCAACATGGAGTCCTGGCAGGAGTACCGACACTTACGAGGCAGATCCACCGGGCTCATCTCAGCGTGA GGAGGGTGAACAGTGGCTCAAGATGAGACGTGTATTGAGACAAAGAATTCTGAAACCGAGAGATGTGGCCATTTTTTCAGGAGAAATCAACCAAGTTATTGCTGATTTAATTAAAAGAATCTACATTCTCAAGAGCCAGGCAGAAGATGGAGAAACTGTGACCAATGTCAATGaccttttcttcaaatattcaatGGAAG GGGTGGCCACCATCCTCTATGAAAGCCGCCTGGGCTGCCTGGAGAACAGTGTCCCGCAGCCCACCGTGGACTACATTGAGGCTCTGGGGCTCATGTTCAGCATGTTCAAGACCTCCATGTATGCGGGCGCCATCCCCAGGTGGCTCCGCCCTCTCATCCCCAAACCCTGGCTGGAGTTCTGCAGGTCCTGGGACGGACTCTTCAAATTCA GCCAAATCCATGTTGACAATAAGCTGAAGGACATACAGTGCCACATGGACCGCGGGGAGAGGGTAAGAGGGGGGCTGCTCACATGCCTCTTCCTCAGTCAGGAGCTGACGCTGGAGGAGATCTATGCCAACATGACAGAGATGCTGCTGGCCGGTGTCGACACG ACTTCGTTCACGTTATCCTGGGCAGTGTATCTCCTCGCCAGGCACCCACAAGTGCAGCAGACCCTGTACCAGGAGATCGTTAAGAATCTGGGGGAGAGGCACATCCCAACGGCAGCTGACGTCCCCAAAGTCCCACTGGTCAGAGCTCTGCTGAAGGAAACCTTGAG GCTGTTTCCAGTGCTGCCGGGAAACGGCAGGGTCACCCAGGAAGACCTGGTCGTTGGGGGGTACCTGATTCCCAAAGGC ACCCAGCTGGCCCTCTGCCACTACGCCACGTCCTACGAGGATGAAAACTTCCCTCGGGCCAAGGAGTTCTGGCCAGAGCGCTGGCTGCGAAAGGGAAGCCTGGACCGAGTTGACAACTTTGGGTCCATCCCCTTTGGGTACGGGGTTCGGAGTTGCATTGGGCGGAGAATTGCGGAGCTGGAGATCCATCTCGTCATCATCCAG
- the CYP27C1 gene encoding cytochrome P450 27C1 isoform X5, translating into MVAQVLRAEGATPQRANMESWQEYRHLRGRSTGLISAEGEQWLKMRRVLRQRILKPRDVAIFSGEINQVIADLIKRIYILKSQAEDGETVTNVNDLFFKYSMEGVATILYESRLGCLENSVPQPTVDYIEALGLMFSMFKTSMYAGAIPRWLRPLIPKPWLEFCRSWDGLFKFSQIHVDNKLKDIQCHMDRGERVRGGLLTCLFLSQELTLEEIYANMTEMLLAGVDTTSFTLSWAVYLLARHPQVQQTLYQEIVKNLGERHIPTAADVPKVPLVRALLKETLRLFPVLPGNGRVTQEDLVVGGYLIPKGTQLALCHYATSYEDENFPRAKEFWPERWLRKGSLDRVDNFGSIPFGYGVRSCIGRRIAELEIHLVIIQLLQHFEIKPSSWTKAVPAKTHGLLTPGGPIHVRFVNRK; encoded by the exons ATGGTGGCTCAGGTGCTCCGAGCAGAGGGGGCCACACCCCAGAGAGCCAACATGGAGTCCTGGCAGGAGTACCGACACTTACGAGGCAGATCCACCGGGCTCATCTCAGC GGAGGGTGAACAGTGGCTCAAGATGAGACGTGTATTGAGACAAAGAATTCTGAAACCGAGAGATGTGGCCATTTTTTCAGGAGAAATCAACCAAGTTATTGCTGATTTAATTAAAAGAATCTACATTCTCAAGAGCCAGGCAGAAGATGGAGAAACTGTGACCAATGTCAATGaccttttcttcaaatattcaatGGAAG GGGTGGCCACCATCCTCTATGAAAGCCGCCTGGGCTGCCTGGAGAACAGTGTCCCGCAGCCCACCGTGGACTACATTGAGGCTCTGGGGCTCATGTTCAGCATGTTCAAGACCTCCATGTATGCGGGCGCCATCCCCAGGTGGCTCCGCCCTCTCATCCCCAAACCCTGGCTGGAGTTCTGCAGGTCCTGGGACGGACTCTTCAAATTCA GCCAAATCCATGTTGACAATAAGCTGAAGGACATACAGTGCCACATGGACCGCGGGGAGAGGGTAAGAGGGGGGCTGCTCACATGCCTCTTCCTCAGTCAGGAGCTGACGCTGGAGGAGATCTATGCCAACATGACAGAGATGCTGCTGGCCGGTGTCGACACG ACTTCGTTCACGTTATCCTGGGCAGTGTATCTCCTCGCCAGGCACCCACAAGTGCAGCAGACCCTGTACCAGGAGATCGTTAAGAATCTGGGGGAGAGGCACATCCCAACGGCAGCTGACGTCCCCAAAGTCCCACTGGTCAGAGCTCTGCTGAAGGAAACCTTGAG GCTGTTTCCAGTGCTGCCGGGAAACGGCAGGGTCACCCAGGAAGACCTGGTCGTTGGGGGGTACCTGATTCCCAAAGGC ACCCAGCTGGCCCTCTGCCACTACGCCACGTCCTACGAGGATGAAAACTTCCCTCGGGCCAAGGAGTTCTGGCCAGAGCGCTGGCTGCGAAAGGGAAGCCTGGACCGAGTTGACAACTTTGGGTCCATCCCCTTTGGGTACGGGGTTCGGAGTTGCATTGGGCGGAGAATTGCGGAGCTGGAGATCCATCTCGTCATCATCCAG
- the CYP27C1 gene encoding cytochrome P450 27C1 isoform X4, which yields MLNQLCYPDRDMVAQVLRAEGATPQRANMESWQEYRHLRGRSTGLISAEGEQWLKMRRVLRQRILKPRDVAIFSGEINQVIADLIKRIYILKSQAEDGETVTNVNDLFFKYSMEGVATILYESRLGCLENSVPQPTVDYIEALGLMFSMFKTSMYAGAIPRWLRPLIPKPWLEFCRSWDGLFKFSQIHVDNKLKDIQCHMDRGERVRGGLLTCLFLSQELTLEEIYANMTEMLLAGVDTTSFTLSWAVYLLARHPQVQQTLYQEIVKNLGERHIPTAADVPKVPLVRALLKETLRLFPVLPGNGRVTQEDLVVGGYLIPKGTQLALCHYATSYEDENFPRAKEFWPERWLRKGSLDRVDNFGSIPFGYGVRSCIGRRIAELEIHLVIIQLLQHFEIKPSSWTKAVPAKTHGLLTPGGPIHVRFVNRK from the exons atgcttaaccaactatgctacccag ACCGAGACATGGTGGCTCAGGTGCTCCGAGCAGAGGGGGCCACACCCCAGAGAGCCAACATGGAGTCCTGGCAGGAGTACCGACACTTACGAGGCAGATCCACCGGGCTCATCTCAGC GGAGGGTGAACAGTGGCTCAAGATGAGACGTGTATTGAGACAAAGAATTCTGAAACCGAGAGATGTGGCCATTTTTTCAGGAGAAATCAACCAAGTTATTGCTGATTTAATTAAAAGAATCTACATTCTCAAGAGCCAGGCAGAAGATGGAGAAACTGTGACCAATGTCAATGaccttttcttcaaatattcaatGGAAG GGGTGGCCACCATCCTCTATGAAAGCCGCCTGGGCTGCCTGGAGAACAGTGTCCCGCAGCCCACCGTGGACTACATTGAGGCTCTGGGGCTCATGTTCAGCATGTTCAAGACCTCCATGTATGCGGGCGCCATCCCCAGGTGGCTCCGCCCTCTCATCCCCAAACCCTGGCTGGAGTTCTGCAGGTCCTGGGACGGACTCTTCAAATTCA GCCAAATCCATGTTGACAATAAGCTGAAGGACATACAGTGCCACATGGACCGCGGGGAGAGGGTAAGAGGGGGGCTGCTCACATGCCTCTTCCTCAGTCAGGAGCTGACGCTGGAGGAGATCTATGCCAACATGACAGAGATGCTGCTGGCCGGTGTCGACACG ACTTCGTTCACGTTATCCTGGGCAGTGTATCTCCTCGCCAGGCACCCACAAGTGCAGCAGACCCTGTACCAGGAGATCGTTAAGAATCTGGGGGAGAGGCACATCCCAACGGCAGCTGACGTCCCCAAAGTCCCACTGGTCAGAGCTCTGCTGAAGGAAACCTTGAG GCTGTTTCCAGTGCTGCCGGGAAACGGCAGGGTCACCCAGGAAGACCTGGTCGTTGGGGGGTACCTGATTCCCAAAGGC ACCCAGCTGGCCCTCTGCCACTACGCCACGTCCTACGAGGATGAAAACTTCCCTCGGGCCAAGGAGTTCTGGCCAGAGCGCTGGCTGCGAAAGGGAAGCCTGGACCGAGTTGACAACTTTGGGTCCATCCCCTTTGGGTACGGGGTTCGGAGTTGCATTGGGCGGAGAATTGCGGAGCTGGAGATCCATCTCGTCATCATCCAG
- the CYP27C1 gene encoding cytochrome P450 27C1 isoform X3, producing the protein MPGPRTLANLVEFFWKDGFGRIHEIQTETWWLRCSEQRGPHPREPTWSPGRSTDTYEADPPGSSQREEGEQWLKMRRVLRQRILKPRDVAIFSGEINQVIADLIKRIYILKSQAEDGETVTNVNDLFFKYSMEGVATILYESRLGCLENSVPQPTVDYIEALGLMFSMFKTSMYAGAIPRWLRPLIPKPWLEFCRSWDGLFKFSQIHVDNKLKDIQCHMDRGERVRGGLLTCLFLSQELTLEEIYANMTEMLLAGVDTTSFTLSWAVYLLARHPQVQQTLYQEIVKNLGERHIPTAADVPKVPLVRALLKETLRLFPVLPGNGRVTQEDLVVGGYLIPKGTQLALCHYATSYEDENFPRAKEFWPERWLRKGSLDRVDNFGSIPFGYGVRSCIGRRIAELEIHLVIIQLLQHFEIKPSSWTKAVPAKTHGLLTPGGPIHVRFVNRK; encoded by the exons ATGCCGGGGCCGCGCACCCTCGCCAACCTGGTGGAGTTCTTCTGGAAGGACGGCTTCGGCCGCATCCACGAAATCCAG ACCGAGACATGGTGGCTCAGGTGCTCCGAGCAGAGGGGGCCACACCCCAGAGAGCCAACATGGAGTCCTGGCAGGAGTACCGACACTTACGAGGCAGATCCACCGGGCTCATCTCAGCGTGA GGAGGGTGAACAGTGGCTCAAGATGAGACGTGTATTGAGACAAAGAATTCTGAAACCGAGAGATGTGGCCATTTTTTCAGGAGAAATCAACCAAGTTATTGCTGATTTAATTAAAAGAATCTACATTCTCAAGAGCCAGGCAGAAGATGGAGAAACTGTGACCAATGTCAATGaccttttcttcaaatattcaatGGAAG GGGTGGCCACCATCCTCTATGAAAGCCGCCTGGGCTGCCTGGAGAACAGTGTCCCGCAGCCCACCGTGGACTACATTGAGGCTCTGGGGCTCATGTTCAGCATGTTCAAGACCTCCATGTATGCGGGCGCCATCCCCAGGTGGCTCCGCCCTCTCATCCCCAAACCCTGGCTGGAGTTCTGCAGGTCCTGGGACGGACTCTTCAAATTCA GCCAAATCCATGTTGACAATAAGCTGAAGGACATACAGTGCCACATGGACCGCGGGGAGAGGGTAAGAGGGGGGCTGCTCACATGCCTCTTCCTCAGTCAGGAGCTGACGCTGGAGGAGATCTATGCCAACATGACAGAGATGCTGCTGGCCGGTGTCGACACG ACTTCGTTCACGTTATCCTGGGCAGTGTATCTCCTCGCCAGGCACCCACAAGTGCAGCAGACCCTGTACCAGGAGATCGTTAAGAATCTGGGGGAGAGGCACATCCCAACGGCAGCTGACGTCCCCAAAGTCCCACTGGTCAGAGCTCTGCTGAAGGAAACCTTGAG GCTGTTTCCAGTGCTGCCGGGAAACGGCAGGGTCACCCAGGAAGACCTGGTCGTTGGGGGGTACCTGATTCCCAAAGGC ACCCAGCTGGCCCTCTGCCACTACGCCACGTCCTACGAGGATGAAAACTTCCCTCGGGCCAAGGAGTTCTGGCCAGAGCGCTGGCTGCGAAAGGGAAGCCTGGACCGAGTTGACAACTTTGGGTCCATCCCCTTTGGGTACGGGGTTCGGAGTTGCATTGGGCGGAGAATTGCGGAGCTGGAGATCCATCTCGTCATCATCCAG